Proteins co-encoded in one Callospermophilus lateralis isolate mCalLat2 chromosome 2, mCalLat2.hap1, whole genome shotgun sequence genomic window:
- the Cfl1 gene encoding cofilin-1 isoform X1: MASGVAVSDGVIKVFNDMKVRKSSTPEEVKKRKKAVLFCLSEDKKNIILEEGKEILVGDVGQTVDDPYATFVKMLPDKDCRYALYDATYETKESKKEDLVFIFWAPESAPLKSKMIYASSKDAIKKKLTGIKHELQANCYEEVKDRCTLAEKLGGSAVISLEGKPL; this comes from the exons ATG GcttctggtgtggctgtctctgaTGGCGTCATCAAGGTATTCAATGATATGAAGGTACGCAAGTCTTCAACGCCAGAGGAAGTGAAGAAACGTAAGAAGGCAGTGCTCTTCTGCCTGAGTGAGGACAAGAAGAACATCATCTTGGAGGAGGGCAAGGAGATCCTGGTAGGTGATGTGGGCCAGACTGTGGATGATCCCTACGCCACCTTTGTCAAGATGCTGCCAGACAAGGACTGCCGCTATGCCCTCTATGACGCTACCTACGAGACCAAGGAGAGcaagaaagaggacctggtgtttATCTTCTG GGCCCCTGAATCCGCACCCCTTAAGAGCAAAATGATCTATGCTAGTTCCAAGGACGCCATCAAGAAGAAGCTGACAG GGATCAAGCACGAATTACAAGCAAACTGCTATGAGGAGGTCAAGGACCGCTGCACCCTGGCTGAAAAACTGGGGGGCAGTGCTGTCATCTCTCTGGAGGGCAAGCCTTTGTGA
- the Cfl1 gene encoding cofilin-1 isoform X2: MKVRKSSTPEEVKKRKKAVLFCLSEDKKNIILEEGKEILVGDVGQTVDDPYATFVKMLPDKDCRYALYDATYETKESKKEDLVFIFWAPESAPLKSKMIYASSKDAIKKKLTGIKHELQANCYEEVKDRCTLAEKLGGSAVISLEGKPL, encoded by the exons ATGAAGGTACGCAAGTCTTCAACGCCAGAGGAAGTGAAGAAACGTAAGAAGGCAGTGCTCTTCTGCCTGAGTGAGGACAAGAAGAACATCATCTTGGAGGAGGGCAAGGAGATCCTGGTAGGTGATGTGGGCCAGACTGTGGATGATCCCTACGCCACCTTTGTCAAGATGCTGCCAGACAAGGACTGCCGCTATGCCCTCTATGACGCTACCTACGAGACCAAGGAGAGcaagaaagaggacctggtgtttATCTTCTG GGCCCCTGAATCCGCACCCCTTAAGAGCAAAATGATCTATGCTAGTTCCAAGGACGCCATCAAGAAGAAGCTGACAG GGATCAAGCACGAATTACAAGCAAACTGCTATGAGGAGGTCAAGGACCGCTGCACCCTGGCTGAAAAACTGGGGGGCAGTGCTGTCATCTCTCTGGAGGGCAAGCCTTTGTGA
- the Mus81 gene encoding structure-specific endonuclease subunit MUS81 isoform X1 → MAAPVRLGRKRPLPVCPNPLFVRWLTEWRDEAASRGRRTRFVFQKALRSLRRYPLPLQSGREAKILQHFGDGLCRMLDERLQQHLASGDDRLRQEWEDLPFPPDNPASGSSSGEIRPAQKGSPAHVQDSSMPVLAQPQAEGSGGYWPARHSGARAVLLELYQEHLNPAGRSFLTKEELLQRCAQKALKVVPGNAQSWPALRSLLHRNLVLRTHQPARYSLTPEGLELAQKLAESESLSLLNVGTGPEKPSGEESAVPGAASAELGASEGGVHQSLLELRPREYRVLLCVDISETRGAGHRQELLRELQRMHVAHTVRKLHVGDFVWVAQETRPRDPARPRELVLDHIVERKRLDDLCSSIIDGRFREQKFRLKRCGLGHRVYLVEEYGSVHNLSLPESTLLQAVTNTQVIDGFFVKRTVDIKESAAYLALLTRGLERLYQGHTLRSRPWGTPGNPESGARPSPSPLCSLLTFSDFNTGAIKNKAQSVREVFARQLMQVRGISGEKAAALVDRYSTPASLLAAYDACATPKEQEMLLSTIKCGRLQRNLGPVLSRTLSRLYCTYSPLT, encoded by the exons ATGGCGGCGCCGGTCCGCCTGGGCCGAAAACGGCCGCTGCCGGTTTGCCCCAACCCGCTTTTCGTACGCTGGTTGACCGAGTGGCGGGATGAGGCGGCCAGCAGGGGGCGTCGCACGCGTTTCGTGTTTCAGAAG GCGCTGCGCTCCCTCAGGCGGTACCCTCTGCCCCTGCAAAGCGGAAGGGAAGCTAAGATACTCCAGCACTTCGGAGATGGGCTCTGTCGTATGCTAGATGAGCGACTGCAGCAGCACCTAGCTTCAGGTGATGATCGCCTCCGGCAGGAATGGGAAGATCTTCCGTTTCCCCCAG ATAACCCAGCTTCTGGCTCATCATCTGGAGAGATACGTCCAGCCCAGAAAGGGTCACCTGCCCATGTCCAGGACTCTTCCATGCCA GTTCTTGCCCAGCCCCAAGCAGAAGGCTCAGGTGGCTACTGGCCAGCTCGGCATTCAGGAGCCCGAGCAGTTCTGCTGGAGCTCTACCAGGAACACTTG AATCCCGCAGGCCGCAGCTTCCTAACCAAGGAGGAACTGCTGCAGAGGTGTGCCCAGAAGGCCCTCAAG GTAGTCCCTGGGAATGCTCAATCCTGGCCAGCTCTCCGTTCCCTCCTGCATAGGAACCTGGTCCTCAGGACACACCAGCCAGCCAG GTACTCACTGACTCCAGAGGGCCTGGAGCTGGCCCAGAAGTTGGCTGAGTCAGAAAGCCTGAGCTTACTGAATGTGGGCACTGGACCTGAGAAGCCCTCTGGGGAGGAGTCAGCAGTGCCAGGAGCAGCCTCAGCTGAGCT TGGTGCCAGTGAAGGAGGGGTCCATCAGTCACTGCTGGAGCTGAGGCCTAGAGAGTACAGGGTGCTGTTGTGTGTGGACATCAGCGAGACCAGGGG GGCAGGACATAGGCAAGAGCTGCTCCGAGAGCTACAGCGGATGCATGTGGCCCATACAGTGCGCAAGCTGCACGTTGGGGACTTTGTGTGGGTGGCACAGGAGACCAGGCCCAGAGACCCAG CCAGACCTAGAGAGTTAGTCCTGGATCACATTGTGGAGCGCAAGCGCCTGGACGACCTGTGCAGTAGCATCATCGACGGCCGCTTCCGGGAGCAGAAG TTCCGACTAAAGCGCTGTGGTCTGGGGCATCGggtgtacctggtggaggagtatgGCTCAGTCCACAACCTTAGCCTTCCTGAGAGCACACTGCTGCAGGCTGTCACCAACACCCAG GTCATTGATGGCTTCTTTGTGAAGCGCACAGTAGACATTAAGGAGTCAGCTGCCTACCTTGCCCTTCTGACAAGGGGCCTGGAGAGACTCTACCAG GGACACACCCTACGCAGCCGTCCCTGGGGAACCCCAGGGAACCCTGAGTCAGGGGCCAGGCCCTCCCCAAGCCCACTCTGCTCACTCCTCACCTTCAGTGACTTCAACACAGGAGCCATCAAGAACAAG GCCCAGTCTGTGCGTGAGGTGTTCGCCAGGCAGCTGATGCAGGTTCGTGGAATCAGTGGGGAGAAGGCAGCAGCCCTGGTGGACCGATACAGCACCCCTGCCAG CCTCCTGGCTGCCTATGATGCCTGTGCCACCCCCAAGGAGCAGGAGATGCTGCTGAGCACCATCAAGTGTGGGCGTCTGCAGAG GAATCTGGGACCTGTTCTGAGCAGGACTTTATCTCGGCTCTACTGCACCTACAGCCCCTTGACTTGA
- the Mus81 gene encoding structure-specific endonuclease subunit MUS81 isoform X3, which yields MAAPVRLGRKRPLPVCPNPLFVRWLTEWRDEAASRGRRTRFVFQKALRSLRRYPLPLQSGREAKILQHFGDGLCRMLDERLQQHLASDNPASGSSSGEIRPAQKGSPAHVQDSSMPVLAQPQAEGSGGYWPARHSGARAVLLELYQEHLNPAGRSFLTKEELLQRCAQKALKVVPGNAQSWPALRSLLHRNLVLRTHQPARYSLTPEGLELAQKLAESESLSLLNVGTGPEKPSGEESAVPGAASAELGASEGGVHQSLLELRPREYRVLLCVDISETRGAGHRQELLRELQRMHVAHTVRKLHVGDFVWVAQETRPRDPARPRELVLDHIVERKRLDDLCSSIIDGRFREQKFRLKRCGLGHRVYLVEEYGSVHNLSLPESTLLQAVTNTQVIDGFFVKRTVDIKESAAYLALLTRGLERLYQGHTLRSRPWGTPGNPESGARPSPSPLCSLLTFSDFNTGAIKNKAQSVREVFARQLMQVRGISGEKAAALVDRYSTPASLLAAYDACATPKEQEMLLSTIKCGRLQRNLGPVLSRTLSRLYCTYSPLT from the exons ATGGCGGCGCCGGTCCGCCTGGGCCGAAAACGGCCGCTGCCGGTTTGCCCCAACCCGCTTTTCGTACGCTGGTTGACCGAGTGGCGGGATGAGGCGGCCAGCAGGGGGCGTCGCACGCGTTTCGTGTTTCAGAAG GCGCTGCGCTCCCTCAGGCGGTACCCTCTGCCCCTGCAAAGCGGAAGGGAAGCTAAGATACTCCAGCACTTCGGAGATGGGCTCTGTCGTATGCTAGATGAGCGACTGCAGCAGCACCTAGCTTCAG ATAACCCAGCTTCTGGCTCATCATCTGGAGAGATACGTCCAGCCCAGAAAGGGTCACCTGCCCATGTCCAGGACTCTTCCATGCCA GTTCTTGCCCAGCCCCAAGCAGAAGGCTCAGGTGGCTACTGGCCAGCTCGGCATTCAGGAGCCCGAGCAGTTCTGCTGGAGCTCTACCAGGAACACTTG AATCCCGCAGGCCGCAGCTTCCTAACCAAGGAGGAACTGCTGCAGAGGTGTGCCCAGAAGGCCCTCAAG GTAGTCCCTGGGAATGCTCAATCCTGGCCAGCTCTCCGTTCCCTCCTGCATAGGAACCTGGTCCTCAGGACACACCAGCCAGCCAG GTACTCACTGACTCCAGAGGGCCTGGAGCTGGCCCAGAAGTTGGCTGAGTCAGAAAGCCTGAGCTTACTGAATGTGGGCACTGGACCTGAGAAGCCCTCTGGGGAGGAGTCAGCAGTGCCAGGAGCAGCCTCAGCTGAGCT TGGTGCCAGTGAAGGAGGGGTCCATCAGTCACTGCTGGAGCTGAGGCCTAGAGAGTACAGGGTGCTGTTGTGTGTGGACATCAGCGAGACCAGGGG GGCAGGACATAGGCAAGAGCTGCTCCGAGAGCTACAGCGGATGCATGTGGCCCATACAGTGCGCAAGCTGCACGTTGGGGACTTTGTGTGGGTGGCACAGGAGACCAGGCCCAGAGACCCAG CCAGACCTAGAGAGTTAGTCCTGGATCACATTGTGGAGCGCAAGCGCCTGGACGACCTGTGCAGTAGCATCATCGACGGCCGCTTCCGGGAGCAGAAG TTCCGACTAAAGCGCTGTGGTCTGGGGCATCGggtgtacctggtggaggagtatgGCTCAGTCCACAACCTTAGCCTTCCTGAGAGCACACTGCTGCAGGCTGTCACCAACACCCAG GTCATTGATGGCTTCTTTGTGAAGCGCACAGTAGACATTAAGGAGTCAGCTGCCTACCTTGCCCTTCTGACAAGGGGCCTGGAGAGACTCTACCAG GGACACACCCTACGCAGCCGTCCCTGGGGAACCCCAGGGAACCCTGAGTCAGGGGCCAGGCCCTCCCCAAGCCCACTCTGCTCACTCCTCACCTTCAGTGACTTCAACACAGGAGCCATCAAGAACAAG GCCCAGTCTGTGCGTGAGGTGTTCGCCAGGCAGCTGATGCAGGTTCGTGGAATCAGTGGGGAGAAGGCAGCAGCCCTGGTGGACCGATACAGCACCCCTGCCAG CCTCCTGGCTGCCTATGATGCCTGTGCCACCCCCAAGGAGCAGGAGATGCTGCTGAGCACCATCAAGTGTGGGCGTCTGCAGAG GAATCTGGGACCTGTTCTGAGCAGGACTTTATCTCGGCTCTACTGCACCTACAGCCCCTTGACTTGA
- the Mus81 gene encoding structure-specific endonuclease subunit MUS81 isoform X5, which translates to MAAPVRLGRKRPLPVCPNPLFVRWLTEWRDEAASRGRRTRFVFQKALRSLRRYPLPLQSGREAKILQHFGDGLCRMLDERLQQHLASGDDRLRQEWEDLPFPPDNPASGSSSGEIRPAQKGSPAHVQDSSMPVLAQPQAEGSGGYWPARHSGARAVLLELYQEHLNPAGRSFLTKEELLQRCAQKALKVVPGNAQSWPALRSLLHRNLVLRTHQPARYSLTPEGLELAQKLAESESLSLLNVGTGPEKPSGEESAVPGAASAELGASEGGVHQSLLELRPREYRVLLCVDISETRGAGHRQELLRELQRMHVAHTVRKLHVGDFVWVAQETRPRDPARPRELVLDHIVERKRLDDLCSSIIDGRFREQKFRLKRCGLGHRVYLVEEYGSVHNLSLPESTLLQAVTNTQVIDGFFVKRTVDIKESAAYLALLTRGLERLYQSPLPSGTHPTQPSLGNPREP; encoded by the exons ATGGCGGCGCCGGTCCGCCTGGGCCGAAAACGGCCGCTGCCGGTTTGCCCCAACCCGCTTTTCGTACGCTGGTTGACCGAGTGGCGGGATGAGGCGGCCAGCAGGGGGCGTCGCACGCGTTTCGTGTTTCAGAAG GCGCTGCGCTCCCTCAGGCGGTACCCTCTGCCCCTGCAAAGCGGAAGGGAAGCTAAGATACTCCAGCACTTCGGAGATGGGCTCTGTCGTATGCTAGATGAGCGACTGCAGCAGCACCTAGCTTCAGGTGATGATCGCCTCCGGCAGGAATGGGAAGATCTTCCGTTTCCCCCAG ATAACCCAGCTTCTGGCTCATCATCTGGAGAGATACGTCCAGCCCAGAAAGGGTCACCTGCCCATGTCCAGGACTCTTCCATGCCA GTTCTTGCCCAGCCCCAAGCAGAAGGCTCAGGTGGCTACTGGCCAGCTCGGCATTCAGGAGCCCGAGCAGTTCTGCTGGAGCTCTACCAGGAACACTTG AATCCCGCAGGCCGCAGCTTCCTAACCAAGGAGGAACTGCTGCAGAGGTGTGCCCAGAAGGCCCTCAAG GTAGTCCCTGGGAATGCTCAATCCTGGCCAGCTCTCCGTTCCCTCCTGCATAGGAACCTGGTCCTCAGGACACACCAGCCAGCCAG GTACTCACTGACTCCAGAGGGCCTGGAGCTGGCCCAGAAGTTGGCTGAGTCAGAAAGCCTGAGCTTACTGAATGTGGGCACTGGACCTGAGAAGCCCTCTGGGGAGGAGTCAGCAGTGCCAGGAGCAGCCTCAGCTGAGCT TGGTGCCAGTGAAGGAGGGGTCCATCAGTCACTGCTGGAGCTGAGGCCTAGAGAGTACAGGGTGCTGTTGTGTGTGGACATCAGCGAGACCAGGGG GGCAGGACATAGGCAAGAGCTGCTCCGAGAGCTACAGCGGATGCATGTGGCCCATACAGTGCGCAAGCTGCACGTTGGGGACTTTGTGTGGGTGGCACAGGAGACCAGGCCCAGAGACCCAG CCAGACCTAGAGAGTTAGTCCTGGATCACATTGTGGAGCGCAAGCGCCTGGACGACCTGTGCAGTAGCATCATCGACGGCCGCTTCCGGGAGCAGAAG TTCCGACTAAAGCGCTGTGGTCTGGGGCATCGggtgtacctggtggaggagtatgGCTCAGTCCACAACCTTAGCCTTCCTGAGAGCACACTGCTGCAGGCTGTCACCAACACCCAG GTCATTGATGGCTTCTTTGTGAAGCGCACAGTAGACATTAAGGAGTCAGCTGCCTACCTTGCCCTTCTGACAAGGGGCCTGGAGAGACTCTACCAG TCCCCTCTTCCCTCAGGGACACACCCTACGCAGCCGTCCCTGGGGAACCCCAGGGAACCCTGA
- the Mus81 gene encoding structure-specific endonuclease subunit MUS81 isoform X2, protein MAAPVRLGRKRPLPVCPNPLFVRWLTEWRDEAASRGRRTRFVFQKALRSLRRYPLPLQSGREAKILQHFGDGLCRMLDERLQQHLASGDDRLRQEWEDLPFPPDNPASGSSSGEIRPAQKGSPAHVQDSSMPVLAQPQAEGSGGYWPARHSGARAVLLELYQEHLNPAGRSFLTKEELLQRCAQKALKVVPGNAQSWPALRSLLHRNLVLRTHQPARYSLTPEGLELAQKLAESESLSLLNVGTGPEKPSGEESAVPGAASAELGASEGGVHQSLLELRPREYRVLLCVDISETRGAGHRQELLRELQRMHVAHTVRKLHVGDFVWVAQETRPRDPARPRELVLDHIVERKRLDDLCSSIIDGRFREQKFRLKRCGLGHRVYLVEEYGSVHNLSLPESTLLQAVTNTQVIDGFFVKRTVDIKESAAYLALLTRGLERLYQGHTLRSRPWGTPGNPESGARPSPSPLCSLLTFSDFNTGAIKNKAQSVREVFARQLMQVRGISGEKAAALVDRYSTPASSHCAGSDCQPSNTPSPASWLPMMPVPPPRSRRCC, encoded by the exons ATGGCGGCGCCGGTCCGCCTGGGCCGAAAACGGCCGCTGCCGGTTTGCCCCAACCCGCTTTTCGTACGCTGGTTGACCGAGTGGCGGGATGAGGCGGCCAGCAGGGGGCGTCGCACGCGTTTCGTGTTTCAGAAG GCGCTGCGCTCCCTCAGGCGGTACCCTCTGCCCCTGCAAAGCGGAAGGGAAGCTAAGATACTCCAGCACTTCGGAGATGGGCTCTGTCGTATGCTAGATGAGCGACTGCAGCAGCACCTAGCTTCAGGTGATGATCGCCTCCGGCAGGAATGGGAAGATCTTCCGTTTCCCCCAG ATAACCCAGCTTCTGGCTCATCATCTGGAGAGATACGTCCAGCCCAGAAAGGGTCACCTGCCCATGTCCAGGACTCTTCCATGCCA GTTCTTGCCCAGCCCCAAGCAGAAGGCTCAGGTGGCTACTGGCCAGCTCGGCATTCAGGAGCCCGAGCAGTTCTGCTGGAGCTCTACCAGGAACACTTG AATCCCGCAGGCCGCAGCTTCCTAACCAAGGAGGAACTGCTGCAGAGGTGTGCCCAGAAGGCCCTCAAG GTAGTCCCTGGGAATGCTCAATCCTGGCCAGCTCTCCGTTCCCTCCTGCATAGGAACCTGGTCCTCAGGACACACCAGCCAGCCAG GTACTCACTGACTCCAGAGGGCCTGGAGCTGGCCCAGAAGTTGGCTGAGTCAGAAAGCCTGAGCTTACTGAATGTGGGCACTGGACCTGAGAAGCCCTCTGGGGAGGAGTCAGCAGTGCCAGGAGCAGCCTCAGCTGAGCT TGGTGCCAGTGAAGGAGGGGTCCATCAGTCACTGCTGGAGCTGAGGCCTAGAGAGTACAGGGTGCTGTTGTGTGTGGACATCAGCGAGACCAGGGG GGCAGGACATAGGCAAGAGCTGCTCCGAGAGCTACAGCGGATGCATGTGGCCCATACAGTGCGCAAGCTGCACGTTGGGGACTTTGTGTGGGTGGCACAGGAGACCAGGCCCAGAGACCCAG CCAGACCTAGAGAGTTAGTCCTGGATCACATTGTGGAGCGCAAGCGCCTGGACGACCTGTGCAGTAGCATCATCGACGGCCGCTTCCGGGAGCAGAAG TTCCGACTAAAGCGCTGTGGTCTGGGGCATCGggtgtacctggtggaggagtatgGCTCAGTCCACAACCTTAGCCTTCCTGAGAGCACACTGCTGCAGGCTGTCACCAACACCCAG GTCATTGATGGCTTCTTTGTGAAGCGCACAGTAGACATTAAGGAGTCAGCTGCCTACCTTGCCCTTCTGACAAGGGGCCTGGAGAGACTCTACCAG GGACACACCCTACGCAGCCGTCCCTGGGGAACCCCAGGGAACCCTGAGTCAGGGGCCAGGCCCTCCCCAAGCCCACTCTGCTCACTCCTCACCTTCAGTGACTTCAACACAGGAGCCATCAAGAACAAG GCCCAGTCTGTGCGTGAGGTGTTCGCCAGGCAGCTGATGCAGGTTCGTGGAATCAGTGGGGAGAAGGCAGCAGCCCTGGTGGACCGATACAGCACCCCTGCCAG TTCTCATTGTGCTGGCTCAGATTGTCAGCCATCAAATACCCCATCCCCAGCCTCCTGGCTGCCTATGATGCCTGTGCCACCCCCAAGGAGCAGGAGATGCTGCTGA
- the Mus81 gene encoding structure-specific endonuclease subunit MUS81 isoform X4, whose protein sequence is MAAPVRLGRKRPLPVCPNPLFVRWLTEWRDEAASRGRRTRFVFQKALRSLRRYPLPLQSGREAKILQHFGDGLCRMLDERLQQHLASGDDRLRQEWEDLPFPPDNPASGSSSGEIRPAQKGSPAHVQDSSMPVLAQPQAEGSGGYWPARHSGARAVLLELYQEHLNPAGRSFLTKEELLQRCAQKALKVVPGNAQSWPALRSLLHRNLVLRTHQPARYSLTPEGLELAQKLAESESLSLLNVGTGPEKPSGEESAVPGAASAELGASEGGVHQSLLELRPREYRVLLCVDISETRGAGHRQELLRELQRMHVAHTVRKLHVGDFVWVAQETRPRDPARPRELVLDHIVERKRLDDLCSSIIDGRFREQKFRLKRCGLGHRVYLVEEYGSVHNLSLPESTLLQAVTNTQVIDGFFVKRTVDIKESAAYLALLTRGLERLYQAQSVREVFARQLMQVRGISGEKAAALVDRYSTPASLLAAYDACATPKEQEMLLSTIKCGRLQRNLGPVLSRTLSRLYCTYSPLT, encoded by the exons ATGGCGGCGCCGGTCCGCCTGGGCCGAAAACGGCCGCTGCCGGTTTGCCCCAACCCGCTTTTCGTACGCTGGTTGACCGAGTGGCGGGATGAGGCGGCCAGCAGGGGGCGTCGCACGCGTTTCGTGTTTCAGAAG GCGCTGCGCTCCCTCAGGCGGTACCCTCTGCCCCTGCAAAGCGGAAGGGAAGCTAAGATACTCCAGCACTTCGGAGATGGGCTCTGTCGTATGCTAGATGAGCGACTGCAGCAGCACCTAGCTTCAGGTGATGATCGCCTCCGGCAGGAATGGGAAGATCTTCCGTTTCCCCCAG ATAACCCAGCTTCTGGCTCATCATCTGGAGAGATACGTCCAGCCCAGAAAGGGTCACCTGCCCATGTCCAGGACTCTTCCATGCCA GTTCTTGCCCAGCCCCAAGCAGAAGGCTCAGGTGGCTACTGGCCAGCTCGGCATTCAGGAGCCCGAGCAGTTCTGCTGGAGCTCTACCAGGAACACTTG AATCCCGCAGGCCGCAGCTTCCTAACCAAGGAGGAACTGCTGCAGAGGTGTGCCCAGAAGGCCCTCAAG GTAGTCCCTGGGAATGCTCAATCCTGGCCAGCTCTCCGTTCCCTCCTGCATAGGAACCTGGTCCTCAGGACACACCAGCCAGCCAG GTACTCACTGACTCCAGAGGGCCTGGAGCTGGCCCAGAAGTTGGCTGAGTCAGAAAGCCTGAGCTTACTGAATGTGGGCACTGGACCTGAGAAGCCCTCTGGGGAGGAGTCAGCAGTGCCAGGAGCAGCCTCAGCTGAGCT TGGTGCCAGTGAAGGAGGGGTCCATCAGTCACTGCTGGAGCTGAGGCCTAGAGAGTACAGGGTGCTGTTGTGTGTGGACATCAGCGAGACCAGGGG GGCAGGACATAGGCAAGAGCTGCTCCGAGAGCTACAGCGGATGCATGTGGCCCATACAGTGCGCAAGCTGCACGTTGGGGACTTTGTGTGGGTGGCACAGGAGACCAGGCCCAGAGACCCAG CCAGACCTAGAGAGTTAGTCCTGGATCACATTGTGGAGCGCAAGCGCCTGGACGACCTGTGCAGTAGCATCATCGACGGCCGCTTCCGGGAGCAGAAG TTCCGACTAAAGCGCTGTGGTCTGGGGCATCGggtgtacctggtggaggagtatgGCTCAGTCCACAACCTTAGCCTTCCTGAGAGCACACTGCTGCAGGCTGTCACCAACACCCAG GTCATTGATGGCTTCTTTGTGAAGCGCACAGTAGACATTAAGGAGTCAGCTGCCTACCTTGCCCTTCTGACAAGGGGCCTGGAGAGACTCTACCAG GCCCAGTCTGTGCGTGAGGTGTTCGCCAGGCAGCTGATGCAGGTTCGTGGAATCAGTGGGGAGAAGGCAGCAGCCCTGGTGGACCGATACAGCACCCCTGCCAG CCTCCTGGCTGCCTATGATGCCTGTGCCACCCCCAAGGAGCAGGAGATGCTGCTGAGCACCATCAAGTGTGGGCGTCTGCAGAG GAATCTGGGACCTGTTCTGAGCAGGACTTTATCTCGGCTCTACTGCACCTACAGCCCCTTGACTTGA